Within Hydractinia symbiolongicarpus strain clone_291-10 chromosome 11, HSymV2.1, whole genome shotgun sequence, the genomic segment TATTTGACAACGAGACGAACATTTTTTGTCTGAACGCACCACCAGTGATAGAGAAagaacttggaaacgaggttgccAATTGGGGTAAATGTAGCTAAATATAGTTTGACTAGTCTTTAGCCCGTGGTAAAATTCATGGCCCGTACAACAAAATGTTGTAATGCAACTGTCGGAGGAAGAGAGCGAAACACACAAAATAACATTTCAAACACACAAAATAAGGATTATTATTAcagaaactagtcgttaaccctgGGAAAATTCACGTGTACTTTAAATTCCACGCCCTAACCCCCCTCTCCCCCCTCACCCTCCTCACACACACACAAGCACAAAATACGGGAACCAgtaatatagagacagttttctttcttttagatTACTACGTGTACATCGTCATTGCTGTGTTACTTGGTATAgctttatttctttgttatctCTTTCTACTATGCTTCTACCGAAGGAAACAAACAGAGTATCAAAAGTACCCGGTGCGAAAGgaaagcaaaaaacaaaaaataaaaacaagtgcgAAGGAGGGCCGAGATAAAACCGAAGAGGTAGAGCGTAGCCTAACTACGTTTGTTCCCTTTGATCATGCATTCAATGGAATTAATACAGTACGTCGTGATCGTTTGAATCATCTTGCTTTATCTCCTACCCAATCAATGCAATCATTAAGTTTGGATGAAAAGGATCATTATCAGATACCAGAGTATGATGATGATCAGGGTATTCCAGGTATAACTCACGGGTCTGGAGTTGTTAATCCGGTCTTTTTCAGCAGTAGTGAGGAATTTAGTATACATTATGGTAAAGAATCACCAcaaaaaaagttagaaaaaggTAGCATAACTGTTTCAAATCCGTATGAGTATTCATATGACATTAAAACGCGAGAAAAGGAGTCCCCTGACTTTTCGATATTGCCCACTAAAGACGTCATCGACGGATCTGAAATGATTGTAGAACCTGGTTTTACACCGGAGGAtcgaaaacaaacattttcaccGATTTTTGAAAGCAGTGAGGACTATCTTGAGTTGCTTAATGACGACTTATCGGGCAAAGACAATACGGCGCATGATGAAGTAGATGACGTCATACCCGAGAGTGATGTTGTGCTTAAAGTTGATACGCACTtagaaaatgaaattttatttgatttagaATCGGAAGAAATTGAGgaaaatgacaattattttgtaccTCCTCTAGTTCCAGTCCCAAATTTGGAAGAAGAAAGGGACAGGCCTTCGTTCACATATCCGGAAGAAATTGACGAGCCTAAAAACAACGTAAGAAATGTTGCTTTGGTTGTCGAGGTATTAAGCATCCAAGAAACTACTGTGTCTCCGGATGAAAAAAATGACCAGCATCTAGCGGAAAAAAGTAACACCCTAACGTTAAAGGAGTTGGATACTGGTCCAAATGATGCAGACCTTGTAATAAGTAACTCTGTATCAGGGTTAATAGACAAGTTCGCGCATGAAGATGTTCGCGAAATAAATAATAAGGAACACGCAATAGTTAAAGAAATTCAAACCTTAGAATCTGATGTGGAAAGTAATAGCGTGGACGGAAAAGACGAAAAGAATGGCGACGCAAGGAGGCCTATACCGAGACCAAGAATTATGTCTGTTGAACAACATTCTGATGCTACGACCGAGCAGAAAAAAGAACGACCGGTGCCGGCTAAGAGAATTCCTTCGTTCAAATATGTCTAAGTATTAAAGAGTGTATTAAAATAGTTTGCTATTTTCTACTTCTGAAAAACCCCTGAGGAAATGAAACATGGAATCACTCGTATTTGCAAATAATACCGCGATGCACGCACAGCAAAACGTTGACTTCTATTGGTTTAAGAACGATTGAAAAGATTTGTTTAGCCAATCAGGTTCTCCAGAAGACAgtactgttatatttttttcagtttgtttTCATATTTCGCGGTTACACTGCTTATGTTTTAATTTACCCTGGTTCACACACAGAACATTTTTTTCCAAACATGacttacaaatatatatttaggaCAAAAAgcaagaacatttttgaaaatatatatagttttatatCTTTTGCATGGAGTGTATATATGTGAAAAGAAACAATCATTGTTGTTTCAAAGTCTACACATCTTTTTTGTGAGCCCTTGGAACGAGGTTGTAatcttttttcaatttcttagaAGATTGAAAATTGAagcgtttgttttttatttaagtttttattctCACCATTTCTATTGACTTATcgaattgaaaaaataattgttaacTGAATTCATTAACAGCTTTTTAGGTTTCATACAACTAGACGGAATCGAGGGAAGAGATTAAAAGGACTACAAgcgtttttatatacatttttggtcgcgttttttttaactttagagCAGTCTTTGTAAACACTGGTAGAGCGTAACTCCAAAATGGTCTAAAGCGTTTTTTTAAGAAGTGAAAGTTAGAAACATTAATTTCCTATAAAAAAACGTCGAATGGATACTTGACAATTTGCAATCGCAATAGTCACAAGATAGGGTCATGTGACCTACTTTTTATAAGACCATATGCTTCACCTATGATATGGGGTCAGAATATCCCGAGAACGGGGCTGTGTTGGGAAGAGaaggacaaaaaaattaataacaattAACTACATTTTGTTACATATTTTGACCTGCAATCCCCCACaaaaaatatgagaaaaactgatttttttgcaaatttttgtccCCCTTCCCCCAATTCAAGGTTCAGGGTAGTAGCTGCCTGTGCTGAGCGAGTCTCCAGTAAGGCAACATTGATACAGGGGGGAGGAGATGGAGAACCTTTATTTTGACTTATTTTTGGAGTTGtctcaacatattttgtggaGGGCTCTGGATTGATGCACAGATGTCGGACTCATTGAGAGTTTCGGTACAAGTTGTACATTTTGAAAATCTAGAATTTAGTTAACTGAGATAATTAATCAAACCCAATATCTCTTATTATGAAAATAATGGTAATATAATTTAAATGGCCTTCAAATACATCAGGGTCTTAGGTAAATCCGATAGGCGATAATCGTCCGATCACATTCCATATCATAAAGATACTTTTAGCCTTGAACATAATCAGATTTTTGAAGGAGTGTTGACTTAAGGGGGCCctttaaaaaacagttttttcaaaaaaattcaaaattgactCTTTGATGGATTAGTATCGAGTGGACATTAAAAAGCACGCTTGTGAAGGAATTAACAGATATTTATGTGCAAATGCCCTAAAATTCCATAATAAAAGAAGGGTGGTAATAGAAGTTATCaaccaaattttatttttctatgcaTCCGTTGCTATGAGGTTTTCTGGAATTTGAAAAATCGatccttaattattttttatagtggaAACTGGCCCTTAGTAAAGCGTTTCTTCCTGAAAAAAACGTGGTCGTAGGCCCCCAGCAAAGCTTTAGAAGTTGTTTTGCaaattgtagctagctactgCAACTCTTAgatagatatatttttttcgtgTATAATGAGCGTTTACATTttttggttaaaaataatttactaaGAAATTGCACACAGACCTCATAAATAGTTACAACATTTACTATAGCtatgttttaaatataaatataactcTTTCGTTTTTCGGGTAATAtataacagttaaaaaagagttgtTTACAGTTCAAGATCAAATAAACATCACTGGAGGTTCACTAGTGAGGGTTGTGGAAGTTGTTATAAGCTCGACACAGGGAAAACCATAGAATTAGCCTGTCTAAAAAGCCTATGGAAACCGATGGGATTCTCAATAAATCAACATGAAGCAACGATTCAGCAGGAGATTGACACAGTGCAAGGAAGGGTTGGTGATAGCAATACTTACCCTTAGGAGTCATGGTATTGATAGTAATAGAGTGGTTTTTCAAAGTTGTATGCAGAAAAAAGCAGAATTATACATAGTTACTAAGATAATGTTCAAAGAGAAGAGATTTTAATTGGACTTTAGACAAGGACCTAAAGTTTTTATTGGTTTTAATTGCAGATTGTTCCAGTCATGAGTGCATTTATCTGTGATTGAGTTTGAGCCATAATTAATGGTTTTGAAATATGGAATAGAAACATTTGTGAGGGCAGGTCTGGTGCCATAGGAATGAAAACTGGAGGTGGGTTGTGCAAAATCCTTAAATACAATAGGAAGCTTGTTATTGGAAAGGTCATGTATAAGCAAGCAGTTTAGAGTGGTTGAATAGTCAGATACTTTTAAgatgtttgattttttgtacAGTGGATTGGATGATTCACGTTGATTTTTAAACTGTATTATTCTTAGCGCTTTATTTTGGAgaacatatattttttgtttgagcATGTTGTTACTCTGTGCCCAAACTTGAAGTCCGTAAGTCAGATGCGATTGGAAGATTGCATAATATTTATGAGAGTTTCTCATTTATATTTGTAACACACAAGCCACTTAAAATCActtgataatttaaaataacgcCTGGAAATAAGGCAAGAAGTTCTTTcaagaaaagaagaagaaaagtatTTAGTGGTATTCCGAGTTATATGAAAGAAGCAAGCACATATCTACCACCACAACTACAACCTGAATAACAACAAAAAGAGCAGCCATCATTCTCAACTTCATCTTCCACTCCTGAAATACCTAACGTGTCAAAACGAAAACTATTCAATTCCAACTTTGAATTAGATTGTAATGAGTCAATTTTAACCAGAAAGAAGAGAAAGTTATCAGGAAGTTCTACTAAAGCCGAAGGAATTTGTACCACAGTTTACCGTCGTCTGCATCTCATACaattctcaaaaatattttgctttagTTTACTTGCTGTTAACTAGATAAAATGATTGAGAAATCCGACATTTTTATATATCGTTTCTGACGCACGCAGGTAGAGTCTAATTGACATTCGATGTTTCCTTTAGTTATATGTGACGTCATATTATTCCGATGTATAAAGACAATTAGTCTTTAGTTTTAATCTAAGTCACGTGAGTGTTGCCTAGTTACTAAGACAAAGGGCGGCTTAACTACATCTGTCCTAGATTCATAACTTTTTTTTGATTCTTCATATACTTttgcaaatcaaaatttttagaatttctcATGAGCCACGGGTAGCTAAATCTAAACGTCAAACACGTGACCTTGGAACAAATGTTCTCCGCAAAGCccaattaaaaatagaaaaaatattgctaaattttacaattttggtatcaaatttataagattTTAAGTTCTATGCATGTATCCGTccataacttttttgaaaaatgaataaaatattaGGCTATTctcttactgttttttttttcgcgaTAAATTATTTCGCTATGAACGACATTATTATCTTATCGAGATAATTAGTTTGTTTCTCCAAATCTTTCTCTTACATAAATTGTTGTTTGTTTCACTTTCAATATTTCAATAGCATTGCAGGGATGGGGTTGTGTTTTCGTTAAAAATCCCAGAAAATCCttcacttttgtttttaaaaatacgacaGTAGTAAAACAAGGACATAAAATCACCTGTTttcatttgtaaacaatttgTTTGAGGAATATCCATGTTCGTTGAATTTGGCGTGAACTCTCAAAAGAGTATAGTCTTGCATTAAAGAATCATCTCTTTTGACACTGGTATACAAATGCAGAATAGAATAGGCATTCGATTTGGATGTTCTATAAATTTATAGGGCTTAAACCTAAAAATGTTTAACCGTCTAAACAGAAAGCTTATAAATTCACTTTCAACTTCAATATTTCGTAAAAACAATCAGCTGGGAATCTTTCTTGATTTGTAGTAATGAAAATAAGAATGTGCTTCTGATAAGCCTGATTTCACCGTGCTTCCCAGACAGTACCAgccgttttttattaaaaatggatAGCCAGTACGGTCAAAGTTTTTGATACAGTGAAGACAGCCTTGACTCACAGATCAAccaaataaagaagaaacaaTAAACAACTGTTGAGGAACAATTTCTGTATGTACATAGttataatacaaaatatataattgTAAGAATACCAAACTGACACGTTTAATGATCaacattaaatcatttttttactcttTCGAAGTCCAACTTCTTTAACTTCCACAAGGTGTGACCAACACCTTCTGACGTCATTTATCGGTCACggccatttttcttttaaatatttgaaacaGCTTTTGGTGGCAATGGCAGCAGTTGGAATGaatttaagattttaaattttgattttctaCTGTACGGCTTTTCTTGACCATGTAAAAATAGCATGTCATAACACCTGGTCATTTAGCAACGATTTATCTGCGTCGAGAATACAACCACTATCCAACATGAAGTCGCCCATTATTTTAGGCTGGTGCTTTTAAAGCTTCATCAATTTTGTTGGCTACTTTTTCACGATCAgcctaaattaaaataaatgacaGGTTTTAGAATTGGGACGATGAAATACGACATGCATgtaagaaagtaaaaattattacaaCGTAGCCAAAAGGTTCAAATTTAATTCTTACCTCGCTAATTAAACCATAGCTGACTAATTCCATAGCCAAATCCATCGGAGTTTCGTTTTCTCCTACTTTACACGACAGCTGTCGATTCATTTTATCTTCCAAGCGCAAAAGCAAAGAAAGCGACTGTCCGCTGCCATCTTCCATCTGCTTTGCCGTGCACGTCATTTGAATAATCTACAACAAAAAAACCATCACTCATAAGAACACAGGATGGGGAGCAGAAAAACAATACAACACTGTTGCGCCCATGTTTACTTTTGTGCCTGttttgttatttatattttgtaaaatgttatttttttagccCCAACATCTGTAGAACTTTTAGTTTCAGGAACTCATTCAAATGTCACGAAGGTGATGCTGCTTAAAACTATAGAGAGTGTTACGTACCAATCGAActtctttttgttcttcttcttcACTCCCTTGACTGCTATTTACAACATCTTCAGGAGATTTTGGTCTCGACGCATTCAACTGCGGTCTGTTATCTTTTTTCGGTTTACTGTTCTCCATCCCGGTTAACGGATAAAGTCCagttctaaaaataaatattactcaTCGTCAACATGTGAACATTATAACCTATAGCAGGCCACTTAGAAAAGTTTAATTGGATTAATGGACCAGATTAATAGACCAGCAAGAATATAAACAACCTAATGGTATAATGACGGAGTTTTAATGTCATTTACATCATAAACTTGCCAGCCATAACAACATTATTACGGCGCTTCCTTTGCAAGTTGTATTCATGACGTCAATGTATCAACTATCTGGCTgcaagtaaaaaacaaacttaatCCCCTTTGCTGTTTTCTGATCCCCTTAACACTTCGGAATGCGGAGAATGATCGAATCAGTTGTataagagaaagggctgaataAAAATAGATGCAAGGCACGTGTAgaacaaaatattattattaaagtaattaaaaattaatttggtGAATGTTACTAGTAAAatcacaagttttaattttatataattaAAATCTTGGAGCAACAACCCACTGTTCCtacaatttattataaaaaccCTGATACTTCTCCCTCTCTCTCAACATTCGCCaacataaataataataataaaagcaaTGTAACTGAAGAAATGGTACATCAAAAAGACGATTCTTTTACGTACTCTTTTTTCGCTTCGGCCACAgcaaacataaacaaatggtGAGGCAAAACTGCTGGCAGCGAtccttcttcttcattttcaaaaaacaaacgaCTTAATCGATCATGTGGTGCCATCTTCACTTCTTGTTGAGAACTAAACTTCACtggtataattttttatata encodes:
- the LOC130614348 gene encoding uncharacterized protein LOC130614348; its protein translation is MSNYQQKRMLRMIVTVLLASEVTVTFSGSLSIQSTMLQHGTTQDIVRAKRFLQNDVVKMINEDGDEYVDLKIKFQKAIFDTMTKHLKNVTITNVTIQRLVPIGIQSFFSVELQTDVKNLTLIFDVINKFFSGIGIVQTKDELFFSEVLPSKMAFKTDTECHGNDVTTCECFQIFDANFNCSYLPLTKPPITTSVVKTTSTIITTSTTLPPHATSITSEDDDDNDYYVYIVIAVLLGIALFLCYLFLLCFYRRKQTEYQKYPVRKESKKQKIKTSAKEGRDKTEEVERSLTTFVPFDHAFNGINTVRRDRLNHLALSPTQSMQSLSLDEKDHYQIPEYDDDQGIPGITHGSGVVNPVFFSSSEEFSIHYGKESPQKKLEKGSITVSNPYEYSYDIKTREKESPDFSILPTKDVIDGSEMIVEPGFTPEDRKQTFSPIFESSEDYLELLNDDLSGKDNTAHDEVDDVIPESDVVLKVDTHLENEILFDLESEEIEENDNYFVPPLVPVPNLEEERDRPSFTYPEEIDEPKNNVRNVALVVEVLSIQETTVSPDEKNDQHLAEKSNTLTLKELDTGPNDADLVISNSVSGLIDKFAHEDVREINNKEHAIVKEIQTLESDVESNSVDGKDEKNGDARRPIPRPRIMSVEQHSDATTEQKKERPVPAKRIPSFKYV